Proteins from one Cellulosilyticum lentocellum DSM 5427 genomic window:
- the rsmH gene encoding 16S rRNA (cytosine(1402)-N(4))-methyltransferase RsmH, giving the protein MKFEHVSVLLNECIEGLAIKPNGTYVDGTLGGAGHARVVCNYLTEEGHFIGIDQDKNALAVSTERLKDVKPKVSIVNSNFEKVAEVLEVLGIEGVDGMLIDLGVSSHQLDEPSRGFSYMHDAPLDMRMDQDGAYTAYEVVNDMAEEELFRIIKEYGEEKWAKRIAQFIVEERKQKPIETTYELVEVIKKAIPQGARKDGPHPAKRTFQAIRIAVNRELEIIEPTIKAIVDKLNSGGRLCIITFHSLEDRIVKHAFRNLENPCTCAPHIPICVCGKKPLVKVITRKPILPSDEEIEINPRSRSAKLRIIEKL; this is encoded by the coding sequence ATGAAATTTGAACATGTATCTGTATTATTAAATGAATGTATTGAAGGTTTGGCCATTAAGCCTAATGGGACGTATGTAGATGGTACATTAGGTGGGGCTGGACATGCCAGAGTAGTATGTAACTATTTAACAGAAGAAGGGCATTTTATTGGAATTGACCAAGATAAAAATGCTTTAGCAGTTTCTACCGAAAGGCTAAAGGATGTAAAGCCTAAAGTTTCAATTGTTAATAGCAATTTTGAAAAAGTAGCAGAGGTGTTAGAAGTATTAGGAATAGAAGGAGTAGATGGAATGCTTATTGATTTAGGTGTTTCTTCACATCAATTGGATGAACCTTCTAGAGGCTTTTCTTATATGCATGATGCACCACTTGATATGCGCATGGATCAAGATGGGGCTTATACAGCATACGAAGTTGTTAATGATATGGCAGAAGAAGAGCTGTTTCGTATTATTAAAGAATATGGAGAAGAAAAATGGGCTAAAAGAATTGCTCAATTCATTGTAGAAGAAAGAAAACAAAAGCCTATTGAAACAACCTATGAATTAGTAGAAGTGATTAAAAAGGCAATTCCTCAAGGGGCAAGGAAGGATGGGCCACATCCTGCTAAGCGTACTTTTCAAGCTATACGTATTGCAGTCAATAGAGAGCTAGAAATTATTGAACCTACTATTAAAGCGATAGTGGATAAGCTCAATAGTGGAGGAAGACTTTGCATTATTACTTTTCACTCCTTAGAAGACAGAATTGTAAAGCATGCTTTTAGAAATTTGGAAAACCCTTGTACTTGTGCACCACATATTCCAATATGTGTATGTGGGAAAAAACCACTTGTAAAGGTAATAACAAGAAAACCAATTTTACCTTCAGATGAGGAGATAGAAATTAATCCACGTTCTCGAAGTGCTAAATTAAGAATTATAGAGAAGTTATAA
- the mraZ gene encoding division/cell wall cluster transcriptional repressor MraZ: protein MFIGEYKHSLDEKGRVIVPSKYREKLGECFILTKGLDGCLFIYPLSEWMLFEQKLKGLPLTNLNARKFVRFFLSGAVECTTDKQGRILIPTHLRVYSEIEKDIVFIGMSNRIEVWSNSKWEAYNNESLDVELLAEQMEELGI, encoded by the coding sequence ATGTTTATAGGTGAATATAAGCATAGTCTTGATGAAAAAGGCAGAGTTATCGTTCCTTCTAAATATAGGGAAAAGCTAGGAGAATGTTTTATCCTAACGAAAGGACTTGATGGATGCTTATTTATTTATCCCCTTTCTGAATGGATGCTTTTTGAGCAAAAGCTAAAAGGGTTACCACTTACTAATTTAAATGCAAGAAAGTTTGTTCGTTTCTTTTTATCGGGGGCAGTGGAGTGTACGACGGATAAGCAAGGCAGAATTTTGATTCCAACTCATTTAAGAGTATATTCTGAGATTGAAAAAGACATAGTATTTATTGGAATGAGTAATCGAATTGAAGTATGGAGTAATAGTAAATGGGAAGCTTATAATAATGAAAGTTTGGATGTAGAATTACTAGCTGAGCAAATGGAAGAGTTAGGAATATAA
- the lgt gene encoding prolipoprotein diacylglyceryl transferase, with the protein MEIPNIYFPHLGLSFHLSAEAFSVFGITVYWYGIILTTGIILGTLLAVYIAKKERINPEIITDFVLYDILFALLGARIYFVAFKWDYYKENLGEIFNIRQGGIAIYGAIIASILVAIIYTRYKKIKFFQFADIATYGLILGQAIGRYGNFVNKEAFGSYTNNPLAMAILKSEAKPPLSDEVLNHIVRFETFGTAEYIQVHPTFFYESTWNFILLILLLFYRKHKKCNGEIFCLYLIGYGIGRFWIEGLRTDQLLLHLTGIPVSQTVAISSIILGIIGIIMCRKSFIKQ; encoded by the coding sequence ATGGAAATACCAAACATTTATTTCCCTCATTTGGGACTATCATTTCATTTATCAGCAGAGGCTTTTAGCGTTTTTGGTATAACAGTTTATTGGTACGGCATTATTTTAACCACAGGTATTATTTTAGGTACACTTTTGGCCGTCTATATTGCTAAGAAGGAAAGAATAAATCCAGAAATCATAACGGATTTTGTATTATATGATATCCTTTTTGCACTTTTAGGTGCTAGAATTTATTTTGTAGCATTTAAGTGGGATTATTATAAGGAAAACTTAGGAGAAATTTTTAATATTAGACAAGGTGGGATTGCTATTTATGGTGCCATTATTGCGTCTATTCTTGTTGCTATTATTTACACAAGATATAAGAAGATTAAGTTCTTCCAATTTGCCGATATTGCCACCTATGGTTTGATTTTGGGTCAAGCGATTGGAAGGTATGGTAATTTTGTGAATAAAGAAGCTTTTGGTAGTTATACCAACAATCCTTTAGCTATGGCTATTTTAAAATCAGAAGCAAAACCGCCTCTTTCAGATGAAGTACTTAATCATATTGTACGATTTGAGACTTTTGGAACTGCCGAATATATTCAAGTACATCCTACATTTTTCTATGAATCAACTTGGAATTTCATTTTGCTTATCCTATTGTTATTTTATAGAAAGCATAAAAAGTGTAATGGAGAAATCTTTTGTTTATATTTAATTGGCTACGGAATAGGACGATTTTGGATAGAAGGATTACGTACGGATCAGTTATTACTGCACCTTACTGGGATTCCAGTTTCTCAAACTGTTGCCATATCATCCATAATTTTGGGAATAATTGGAATAATTATGTGTCGAAAATCATTTATTAAACAATAA
- the ychF gene encoding redox-regulated ATPase YchF — MKLGIVGLPNVGKSTLFNALTKAGAESANYPFCTIEPNVGVVAVPDKRLEVLKNMYNSQRVLPAAIEFVDIAGLIKGASKGEGLGNQFLSHIREVDAIVQVVRCFEDDNIVHVDKTVDPIRDIETINLELAFADMEVLERRIAKSAKVAKTDKTIAAEVAILQEIYSTLESGKAARTLLGEDADKDAFIGSLGLITAKPMLYAANISEEDLIGDVENDYVKRVKDFSSAEGSETFVICASIEQELSELDDEEKQVFLQDLGLESTGFDRLVAASYKLLGLISYLTAGPQEVRAWTITVGTKAPGAAGKIHSDFERGFIRAEIVNFDDLVACGSYTAAKEKGLVRLEGKEYVVQDGDIILFRFNV; from the coding sequence ATGAAACTTGGAATAGTTGGACTACCTAACGTAGGAAAAAGTACACTATTTAATGCATTAACTAAAGCAGGTGCAGAATCTGCTAACTACCCATTTTGTACAATCGAACCTAACGTAGGGGTTGTAGCTGTACCTGATAAAAGATTAGAAGTATTAAAAAACATGTATAATTCACAACGCGTCTTACCTGCAGCTATCGAATTCGTAGATATCGCTGGGCTTATTAAGGGCGCTAGCAAAGGTGAAGGATTAGGAAATCAATTCCTTTCTCATATCAGAGAAGTGGATGCTATTGTACAAGTTGTGCGTTGTTTTGAAGATGATAATATTGTTCATGTTGATAAGACCGTAGATCCTATTCGTGATATTGAAACTATTAATTTAGAACTTGCTTTTGCTGATATGGAAGTCTTAGAAAGAAGAATTGCCAAATCTGCAAAAGTTGCCAAAACCGATAAAACAATAGCTGCAGAAGTTGCTATTTTACAAGAAATCTATAGTACTTTAGAATCTGGCAAAGCTGCACGCACACTTTTAGGTGAGGATGCTGACAAAGATGCCTTTATTGGTTCATTAGGTCTTATTACCGCTAAACCTATGCTTTATGCCGCTAATATTTCTGAAGAAGATTTAATTGGTGATGTTGAAAATGACTATGTTAAACGCGTAAAAGACTTTTCTTCCGCAGAGGGTTCTGAGACTTTCGTTATTTGTGCTAGCATTGAACAAGAGCTTTCAGAATTAGATGATGAAGAAAAACAAGTATTTTTACAAGATTTAGGGCTTGAGTCTACTGGCTTTGACCGCCTTGTTGCAGCTAGTTATAAATTACTTGGTTTAATTAGCTACTTAACTGCTGGTCCACAAGAAGTACGTGCTTGGACAATTACTGTTGGAACCAAAGCCCCTGGTGCTGCTGGAAAAATCCACTCAGACTTTGAGCGTGGTTTTATTCGTGCAGAAATTGTTAACTTTGATGATTTAGTTGCTTGTGGTTCCTACACCGCTGCTAAAGAAAAAGGTCTCGTACGCCTTGAAGGAAAAGAATACGTAGTACAAGATGGGGACATCATATTATTTAGATTTAATGTATAG
- a CDS encoding GerW family sporulation protein, with translation MESKVNQELNGLMEQLENFITTKTVVGEPIHIDNTILVPLIDVSFAAASGSTASNKYTERRKEREKRVEGGTGAGAGGLGAKVTPSAMLVIQNGTTQLINIRNQDSITKLIDMIPGLVAKVPDLIAKFTGEEATKVMDANSDHYHDLEKEK, from the coding sequence ATGGAGAGTAAAGTAAATCAAGAATTAAATGGGTTAATGGAACAGTTAGAAAATTTTATTACGACTAAAACAGTAGTGGGTGAGCCTATTCATATTGATAATACCATATTAGTTCCTTTAATAGATGTGAGTTTTGCTGCAGCATCAGGTTCTACTGCTAGTAATAAATATACAGAGCGTCGTAAAGAAAGAGAAAAGAGAGTAGAGGGAGGAACAGGAGCAGGAGCAGGAGGTTTAGGTGCTAAAGTAACACCTAGTGCCATGCTTGTTATTCAAAACGGAACTACTCAATTAATTAATATACGTAATCAAGATAGTATTACTAAGTTAATTGATATGATTCCTGGTTTAGTAGCAAAAGTGCCTGATTTAATTGCAAAATTTACTGGTGAAGAAGCTACAAAGGTTATGGATGCAAATAGTGATCACTATCATGATTTAGAAAAAGAAAAATAA
- a CDS encoding mechanosensitive ion channel family protein → MNLFTTLIKDPFYIRLIGAALVLFIFIIAKRILSKLVIKFLSKIQFKQKRLDIVLFDCLQKPFNYLFLFTGIYMALAISPFIYYQTPSEQSFILGELTIPISIISKATLTKYYSVIIIGIITWAIYDLEHIYEQLFSNFNMRVALIDNTLFIRYMARIIRFITVTIGVMLILITLVPNLSTIITGVGIGGAAVAIISKDSIANIFSGMILLLDKPFVIGDWVELGTIEGIVEDISFRSTRIRTFTQGLVVIPNATIGNSNITNWSRMSKRRVKFDLGVAYATSTTQLKTCITKIKNYLETHPDIEADTSLVAFENFGDYALNIQIIYYVLKTDYPSYLAIKEVVNLELIAICDSLDISIAFPTQTLMIEGQNIQSK, encoded by the coding sequence ATGAATTTATTTACTACACTTATTAAAGATCCCTTTTATATAAGACTTATAGGTGCTGCTTTAGTCTTATTCATTTTTATTATTGCTAAACGCATTTTAAGCAAACTGGTTATTAAATTTTTATCCAAGATTCAGTTTAAACAAAAACGATTAGACATTGTTCTTTTTGATTGTTTGCAAAAACCTTTTAATTATCTGTTTCTATTTACAGGTATATACATGGCTCTCGCTATTTCACCGTTTATTTATTATCAAACACCTTCAGAGCAATCGTTTATTTTAGGAGAATTAACGATTCCAATTAGTATTATTTCCAAAGCTACATTAACTAAGTATTATAGTGTGATTATTATAGGGATCATAACTTGGGCTATTTACGATCTTGAACATATCTATGAACAGTTATTTAGTAACTTTAATATGCGCGTTGCTTTAATTGACAATACTTTATTTATTCGTTATATGGCACGTATTATTCGCTTTATTACGGTAACTATTGGTGTTATGCTTATTTTAATTACTTTAGTACCTAATCTTTCAACCATTATTACTGGTGTTGGAATAGGTGGTGCTGCTGTTGCTATTATCTCAAAAGATTCCATTGCCAACATTTTTTCAGGTATGATTTTACTTTTAGATAAGCCCTTTGTTATTGGTGATTGGGTCGAATTAGGTACTATTGAAGGTATCGTTGAAGACATTAGTTTTCGTAGTACACGTATTCGTACTTTTACTCAAGGATTAGTTGTTATTCCAAATGCCACTATAGGAAATTCTAATATTACTAATTGGAGTCGCATGAGTAAAAGGCGTGTTAAATTTGATTTAGGTGTAGCTTATGCCACTTCCACCACTCAACTTAAAACCTGTATCACAAAGATCAAAAATTATTTAGAAACCCACCCCGATATTGAAGCAGATACTTCTCTTGTTGCTTTCGAAAACTTTGGGGATTATGCATTAAACATTCAAATCATTTACTATGTTTTAAAGACTGACTACCCTAGCTATCTAGCTATTAAAGAAGTTGTTAATTTGGAGCTTATTGCTATTTGTGATAGTCTTGACATTTCTATTGCATTTCCAACACAAACCCTTATGATTGAAGGGCAAAATATACAAAGTAAATAA
- a CDS encoding FHA domain-containing protein translates to MKDNSVFFRINKIEGKSFLSFDLDTMKKYDQIACGALKLETPDFIMPVLFEKGPGIITLRYSVPENYVALEEFTGSLMIEDVLKLYQWTMYSLEECGDWYLKPEAFCFDTSHVYISEKHERLVFAYIPDDRTQLDVQGIKSIFISLLEKCNETSGGNIQLQLYKYFYKPKFSLEEFRKMVDKFNEDVMHKQQAAPAVEVKKVVEPTTPPVVTKETKVAPTPAVKPAEEVPEKPIEKAVLVEKEEPVATYSAKTSKPVEVEEANPRSVYAAQPNRSQLSQEEIEEMVKSIYSSKPLEPVEKKVAEEASVYGTKGSSIARNNSFNEEEDEEEESFYSSKSKEAMSGSSPKKKNLFDNVFSAPTKNTRTSNSSTERRRGPVLKSISTHTRYDLPKVIPLDFEDDQFIIGRATRTGEETGAHYEFGAEITPISRMHAEIQRQDDLYYLKDLGSSNGTFLNGTKIEPNKAYQIEEGDKIAFAIAFSKNSIEYMFVE, encoded by the coding sequence ATGAAAGATAATAGTGTTTTTTTTAGGATTAATAAAATAGAAGGTAAGTCATTTTTATCATTTGATTTAGATACAATGAAGAAGTACGACCAGATTGCGTGTGGCGCCTTGAAGTTAGAAACACCTGACTTTATCATGCCGGTGCTGTTTGAAAAGGGTCCAGGCATTATAACACTTCGCTATTCAGTTCCAGAGAATTATGTGGCTTTAGAAGAGTTTACTGGCAGCCTTATGATTGAAGATGTTTTAAAATTGTATCAATGGACGATGTACAGTTTAGAAGAGTGTGGAGATTGGTATTTAAAGCCAGAGGCTTTTTGTTTTGATACAAGTCATGTATATATAAGTGAAAAACATGAACGTTTAGTTTTTGCATACATACCAGATGACCGTACACAGTTGGATGTTCAGGGCATAAAATCTATTTTTATTAGTTTGCTTGAGAAGTGCAATGAAACAAGCGGTGGCAATATTCAACTTCAACTTTATAAATATTTCTACAAGCCTAAATTCTCTTTAGAAGAGTTTCGAAAAATGGTAGATAAATTTAACGAAGATGTCATGCATAAACAGCAAGCGGCTCCAGCTGTAGAAGTGAAAAAGGTAGTAGAGCCAACTACACCGCCAGTGGTGACTAAAGAAACGAAAGTAGCGCCTACACCAGCAGTGAAACCTGCAGAAGAGGTTCCAGAGAAGCCAATAGAAAAAGCAGTATTGGTAGAAAAGGAAGAACCAGTTGCAACTTATAGTGCAAAAACTTCTAAACCGGTAGAGGTGGAAGAAGCTAATCCACGATCAGTTTATGCAGCTCAGCCTAATCGTTCACAGCTATCACAAGAAGAAATAGAGGAAATGGTTAAATCTATTTATAGTTCTAAACCGTTAGAGCCTGTTGAAAAGAAGGTGGCAGAGGAAGCTTCTGTTTATGGTACAAAGGGTAGTAGCATAGCAAGAAACAATAGTTTTAATGAAGAGGAAGATGAAGAAGAAGAATCATTTTATAGTTCAAAATCTAAGGAGGCAATGAGTGGATCATCACCTAAGAAGAAGAACTTATTTGATAACGTATTTAGTGCGCCAACGAAAAATACACGCACTAGTAATAGCTCTACAGAAAGAAGAAGAGGGCCTGTTCTTAAGTCTATTAGCACCCATACCCGATATGATTTACCTAAAGTTATTCCTTTAGATTTTGAAGATGACCAGTTTATTATAGGACGTGCAACACGAACAGGAGAAGAAACAGGAGCACATTATGAATTTGGTGCTGAAATTACACCTATTAGCCGTATGCATGCTGAAATTCAAAGACAAGATGATTTATATTATTTAAAAGATTTGGGTTCAAGCAATGGTACTTTTTTAAATGGAACAAAAATTGAACCTAATAAAGCTTATCAGATTGAAGAAGGAGACAAGATTGCTTTTGCAATTGCTTTTTCAAAAAATAGTATTGAATATATGTTTGTAGAATAA
- a CDS encoding AAA family ATPase: MSMNLIIADTNQDYVERLKDYILNKYQDQYIIELIYDKYQLKERIKQGKCQVVLLTPNLYDPEMNIKNIELPIILVDEEAPLPYPDKFKRSINKYTRITSLMLYVEEEYEEMERNKPVIYGVYSPAGGVGKTTIALSAAIAYAQAGKKVLYFNLEDLDSTPMFFEKAEVPPMEVLLNLAKDSYEQMLAKRIGQDKRTGVMYFTREVQTLDPYAISAEEVSRIVDTLIESGMANIVIIDLSTELNFLNRQVFEMADYLMMVVNQNTQSTYKTNCFMAQDELIEPIRNKIKFVINQGKEFSINQDVEVIARIDKLYATNPLGLCEYIAQNHFLSLHGLNEQ, translated from the coding sequence ATGTCTATGAATTTAATCATTGCCGATACGAATCAAGATTACGTGGAAAGATTAAAGGATTATATTCTGAATAAGTATCAAGACCAATATATCATTGAACTTATTTACGATAAATACCAGCTTAAAGAGAGGATAAAACAGGGAAAGTGCCAGGTTGTATTATTAACACCAAATTTATATGACCCAGAAATGAATATAAAAAATATTGAGTTACCTATTATTTTAGTTGATGAAGAGGCACCTTTACCTTATCCAGATAAATTTAAAAGATCAATTAATAAGTATACGCGTATCACATCTTTGATGCTTTATGTTGAAGAAGAATACGAGGAAATGGAGAGGAATAAACCTGTTATATATGGTGTATATTCACCTGCAGGTGGTGTTGGAAAAACAACGATTGCTTTATCTGCAGCTATTGCTTATGCGCAAGCTGGTAAGAAGGTACTATACTTTAATCTTGAGGACTTAGATAGCACGCCGATGTTTTTTGAAAAAGCTGAGGTGCCACCTATGGAAGTCTTACTCAACTTAGCTAAAGATTCATATGAACAAATGTTAGCTAAGAGAATTGGACAAGATAAGCGTACTGGTGTGATGTATTTTACAAGAGAAGTACAAACGCTAGATCCTTATGCCATTAGTGCAGAGGAAGTAAGTCGCATTGTTGACACACTTATTGAAAGTGGTATGGCTAATATTGTTATTATTGACTTGAGTACAGAACTTAATTTCCTTAATCGTCAAGTATTTGAAATGGCAGATTATTTAATGATGGTTGTTAACCAAAACACCCAATCAACTTATAAAACAAACTGCTTTATGGCACAAGATGAACTTATAGAACCAATAAGAAATAAGATTAAATTTGTTATTAATCAAGGTAAGGAATTCAGTATTAATCAAGATGTTGAAGTGATTGCACGGATTGATAAGCTTTATGCAACCAATCCTTTAGGATTATGTGAGTATATTGCACAAAATCATTTTTTGAGTCTTCATGGCTTAAATGAGCAGTAA